One genomic region from uncultured Cohaesibacter sp. encodes:
- a CDS encoding metalloregulator ArsR/SmtB family transcription factor yields the protein MSKRYMLITPENGIDILKSLAAPARLSILTLLNKQGPMNVNDIADVLGLPQSSTSTHVNSLEKAGLIETESQKAKKGSQKICRTAYDEVVLSFKEPKQTDQDLIEVAMPVGLYSGCNTTAPCGLCSSEGIIGFLDSPDTFHSPERMKAGLLWFTKGYVRYQFPNNARIAGKEIKELELVLELSSEVPGTSDDWPSDINISINDKLIAVWTAPGDYGDQRGKYTPDWWKLAGSQYGHLKSFRVTADGTYVDGMRVSDITLADLELDDHRSIRVRIAVPDEAKNPGGLNIFGRGFGNYDQDIVLRLRT from the coding sequence ATGAGTAAACGATATATGCTGATTACGCCGGAAAACGGAATAGACATTCTCAAAAGTCTGGCCGCTCCTGCGCGACTGTCCATTCTTACTCTGCTCAACAAGCAGGGGCCGATGAATGTTAATGACATAGCCGATGTGCTTGGGCTGCCCCAATCGTCCACTTCTACTCACGTTAATTCCCTTGAAAAAGCAGGCCTCATCGAGACCGAGAGCCAGAAGGCCAAAAAGGGGAGCCAGAAAATCTGTCGCACCGCCTATGATGAGGTGGTGCTCTCCTTCAAGGAGCCCAAACAGACCGATCAGGATCTGATCGAGGTGGCTATGCCGGTCGGGCTCTATTCCGGCTGCAATACGACGGCTCCCTGTGGTCTTTGCTCCAGCGAGGGCATCATTGGCTTCCTTGATAGCCCTGATACCTTTCATTCGCCAGAACGTATGAAAGCTGGTTTGCTATGGTTTACAAAGGGATATGTCAGATATCAGTTCCCCAACAATGCTCGCATTGCCGGCAAGGAGATCAAGGAGCTGGAACTGGTTCTTGAGCTCTCCTCTGAAGTGCCGGGGACATCGGATGACTGGCCGTCGGATATCAATATATCCATTAATGACAAGCTGATAGCTGTTTGGACCGCGCCGGGAGACTATGGAGACCAGCGCGGCAAATATACGCCTGACTGGTGGAAACTGGCGGGCTCTCAATATGGTCATTTGAAAAGTTTTCGCGTCACGGCTGACGGCACCTATGTCGATGGCATGCGCGTCTCCGACATCACATTGGCGGATCTGGAGCTTGATGATCATCGTTCGATCCGGGTGCGGATTGCTGTGCCGGACGAAGCCAAAAATCCGGGGGGACTCAATATTTTTGGCCGCGGCTTTGGCAATTATGATCAGGATATTGTGCTTAGACTAAGGACGTGA
- a CDS encoding alpha-N-arabinofuranosidase encodes MRASVTAHKEFTVAKIDPRLYGSFVEHLGRAVYSGIYEPGHARADEQGFRQDVLDLVKELDVPVVRYPGGNFVSAYNWEDGIGPKEERPVRLDLAWHTAESNQVGIHEFADWAAKAETEMMLAVNLGSRGLDEARAFLEYVNHPGGSYWSDLRRQNGREEPWGVKLWCLGNEMDGPWQIGQKTAAEYGRTAFETAKAMRAFDKDIELVVCGSSTPNMPTYPEWEYTVLDYTYDSVDYISLHMYFENHEQNTKNFLARSMELETYIETISSVIKTIKAKKRSKKDVYISFDEWNVWYHSAEQDKPVLEGKHGWPHAPALLEDIYDFADVLVVGCILNTFIRRSDVVKVGCLAQLVNVIAPIMTVEDGPAWRQTTFYPYLYASKYGRGTALDLAVDVEGYETDFAKNVPYLDVAGVLTEADGGLSFFLVNRHESEALDVELSLEGFVHSSVTMDKVIGGYALDKTNGPNEEPVAPVDGEGTSIADGKLSVKLAPLSYRMIRLK; translated from the coding sequence ATGCGTGCATCAGTCACTGCGCACAAAGAATTTACCGTCGCCAAAATTGATCCTCGCTTGTATGGCTCGTTTGTCGAGCATCTCGGCCGTGCTGTTTACAGCGGCATTTATGAGCCCGGCCACGCCCGTGCTGATGAACAGGGCTTCCGACAGGATGTGCTGGATCTGGTGAAAGAACTGGATGTGCCTGTCGTGCGCTATCCCGGTGGCAATTTCGTTTCAGCCTATAATTGGGAAGATGGCATCGGCCCCAAGGAAGAGCGCCCCGTAAGGCTCGATCTGGCCTGGCACACCGCCGAGAGCAATCAAGTCGGCATTCATGAATTTGCCGATTGGGCTGCCAAGGCTGAAACCGAGATGATGCTTGCGGTCAATCTGGGTTCTCGTGGTCTGGATGAAGCCCGGGCCTTCCTTGAATATGTGAACCATCCCGGTGGGTCCTACTGGTCAGACCTGCGGCGCCAGAATGGCCGAGAAGAACCTTGGGGCGTCAAGCTCTGGTGCCTTGGCAACGAAATGGACGGCCCATGGCAGATCGGCCAGAAAACCGCCGCCGAATATGGCCGCACCGCGTTTGAAACCGCCAAGGCCATGCGCGCATTCGACAAGGATATCGAGCTGGTCGTTTGCGGCTCTTCCACGCCCAACATGCCCACCTATCCCGAATGGGAATATACCGTGCTCGATTACACCTATGACAGCGTCGACTATATCTCGCTGCATATGTATTTCGAAAATCACGAGCAGAATACCAAGAATTTCCTCGCCCGCTCTATGGAGCTGGAAACCTATATCGAGACGATTTCGAGCGTTATCAAAACCATCAAGGCCAAGAAACGCTCCAAGAAGGACGTCTATATCTCCTTTGATGAGTGGAATGTCTGGTATCATTCCGCAGAGCAGGACAAGCCGGTTCTTGAAGGCAAACATGGCTGGCCGCATGCCCCGGCGCTGTTGGAAGACATCTATGACTTTGCCGACGTTCTCGTCGTCGGCTGCATTCTCAACACCTTCATTCGCCGCTCGGATGTGGTCAAGGTCGGGTGCCTAGCCCAGTTGGTCAATGTGATCGCCCCGATCATGACCGTTGAAGATGGCCCGGCGTGGCGCCAAACCACCTTCTATCCTTATCTCTATGCCTCCAAATATGGTCGTGGCACTGCGCTGGATCTGGCGGTCGACGTGGAAGGGTATGAAACGGACTTTGCCAAGAATGTGCCGTATCTGGATGTGGCTGGCGTTCTGACAGAGGCCGATGGCGGCCTCAGCTTCTTCCTTGTCAACCGTCATGAAAGCGAAGCACTCGATGTGGAACTATCTCTTGAAGGCTTCGTCCATTCGTCTGTGACCATGGATAAGGTGATTGGGGGGTATGCGCTGGA